The Mesotoga sp. UBA6090 genomic interval CAGTGGAAACGTGTTTGATTTGAGAGCGACGAACATTCCGCCGTTGACATACGTCGAGTTCAGGGCAGTCGTTCCAAAGGAACAGGCAAACGCGATGAACATGCGAAACATCGCTCTAGGTGGAGCCTTCGATCAGAGCTTCATAGAAGGAGCCGAAAGACAGGCAGAGACAACGGTTCTCTTCGGAAAGTGGATAATTCCAATAGCAGTAGGTTTCTTGACACCTTTTGTGTTGATAGTTGCGCACAGAAAATTTGGACGAGAAATAGATATCGGCTATTATGCCGAGTATGAGAGAGAGTTGCCAACAGGCGACGCTCCCGACGTCATAAACGCGGCAGTAAGAAACATGGCTGGAATGGTCGACAACGACGGAATAGGCTCAACAATTATGGAGCTGTATAGAAAGGAACATATCGATTTTCAGAAAGGAAAGGGCGACAAGGTCGAAGGAATAATCATAAAGAATCGAGACAACTCAAAGCTACGTCCTACCGAAGCGGCCTTCCTCTCTTTTCTTGACAAGTATGACGAAGGTGATGTGTTTGATTTTACAGCTGTGAAGAAACAGGTTACGAAGAAGCAATCAAAAGCCCGTCTCTTTACTAGCGAATTCTCGAAATACAAAAACAAGGTCAACGATACTGTTAAGAGGATGCACTTGATAGACCTCAAGGGCAATGCGATTGCCAAGGGTTACTCCTTCCTGATGTTTGTTGTGTGTATTGTCCTTCTGGTTTTCTACTCGAAATCTGATCTTTCGCCAATGCGCTTCTTCTCGTACGCATTCTTTGGAGGGATCTGGATCGTCAGCTGGGTTGTGATTTTGTTGCCGAAGGATGTATTCGGAAGATGGACGAAAGACGGGAGGCTTTTCTATCTCCGGTGGCTTGGCTTGAAGAAGTATCTGGAGGATTACTCCTTGCTAAACGAGAAACCCCCTGAATCGATTATCCTGTGGGAAGAGTATCTCGTATTCGCAACGGCCCTCGGAATTGCCGATACCGTGAGGAAGAACCTAAACAAGATAGTCCCGGAAGACGTCTGGAGAGAACAGAGCAGACATCCTTACATCTACTATCCTGTCACGGCATACGCCGTCAGTTCCTTCACCACTCTTACAAGAGCCGCTTCTTCTGCATCCAGCAGTGGTTCTGGTGGGGGCGGATTTAGCGGCGGAGGCTCCGGCGGTGGAGGCGGTGGAGGCGGAACCGGAGGTTTCTAGCTGTAACTCAGAGTCAACATAGAATATAGAATGGTATCAAAGGGCAATCCAGTTCCAGGCAAGGAGCAAAGTTCAATTGAGATGATCAATTAACCTTATGTTTTCAAAGGATTAGTTGGTCTGGAGAGCACCGTGATATAATAAATCGAAAGTTACCCAACGGAGGAGCACCCAAGATCAGTAGACGTTCATCAGGGGATTGGAACGGATCGAAAGGCGAGGGTGCCGAAGAAGGCGGAAGCCCCAGCGACTGACTTCTGGGCATACAGGAAAGACCTGTATGACTGTCACGAAGAATGCGTGGAGAGCCGGTGGGTTTGGAATAGGACATTATTTCAAACCATTGAAGTGTTCCCGTTTTCTTCGGGAACGCTTTTTCTTTTTTTTGGGAGGTGGTTAAGTGCGACTCGCAATAGTAGGCGCTACCGGGGAAGTAGGCCGAATGATGTTGAGAAAGTTGGAAGAGGAGAAGATTGCGCCGAAAGTGATCGATTTGCTTGCCTCGAAGCGCAGTGAAGGAAAGCATTTCAAGTTTGAGGCCAGAAATCTAGAAGTCAAGGAGCTTAGAGAGGAGTCCTTCGATAAAGGCTACGATTATGTTCTATTCTCTGCCGGAGCTACCGTTTCGAAGCATTATGCTCCAATAGCCGCACAAAAGGGAGCCGTCGTTATTGACAACTCATCTGCTTTCAGAAGTGACGCAGAAATTCCTCTTGTGGTTCCCGAGATCAACGGGGATATTCTGAAGGGATACGGCGGTATTGTTGCAAACCCAAACTGCTCGACCATACAAATGGTTCTCTCCCTCAGCGGAATATACAAGAGCTACGGGATAAAGACAATTGTAGTTTCTACATATCAAGCTGTCTCTGGGGCGGGCAACAAAGGAATCGCCGAGCTTGAAGAGCAGGAGAGGGGAGAAATTCGGCCTTCGGTCTTTGTGAGGCAGATACACAGAAACGTCGTTCCCATTATTGGGGATTTGCTCCATTCAAACTTTTCTACCGAAGAGATGAAGATGGTTCACGAAACTCGAAAGATCTTCAGGGATGATTCGATATCTGTCTGGCCCACGACTGTGAGGGTTCCTGTTGTTTACGGCCATTCTGAATCCGTCTTCTGTGAGACGGTCCGCCCCTTTTCACTGGAGGACCTTAGAAGAGAGATAGAGTCTTCAAAAGACGTAGTTTACAGTGAAGAAAGGCTGACCCCAATGGAAGTAGCCGGTTCCGATCTGGTATTTGTGTCGCGTCTGAGAGGCTTTGACGGAAACCGCTTCCTCTTCTGGAACATGGCCGACAACATTCGGGTGGGGGCGGCAACAAATGCTATTCGAATCATGAAAACTCATTTGGGAGGTACTTGAGATGAAAGGTGCATTTTACTCTGCGACTGGAAACAATTTTCTGGTAGTCGATTCGAGA includes:
- a CDS encoding DUF2207 domain-containing protein; its protein translation is MKKIVVRVIAGIIVGVITWAVAILIFSDGIADSFSAITSIEKANVLMEIDQNGLLTVTETIDYKFNKAYRGIYRELPADRAGSQYSSIEVTAVGKEIKYIESMGDESARSVRIWFVPYNSSSVTPVKGEERVSVTYKYTVRRAVEVGTDIAQIFRKIWGEDTSSWVGEITARVVFPQELDILEFYTHPPVEVDRSGNVFDLRATNIPPLTYVEFRAVVPKEQANAMNMRNIALGGAFDQSFIEGAERQAETTVLFGKWIIPIAVGFLTPFVLIVAHRKFGREIDIGYYAEYERELPTGDAPDVINAAVRNMAGMVDNDGIGSTIMELYRKEHIDFQKGKGDKVEGIIIKNRDNSKLRPTEAAFLSFLDKYDEGDVFDFTAVKKQVTKKQSKARLFTSEFSKYKNKVNDTVKRMHLIDLKGNAIAKGYSFLMFVVCIVLLVFYSKSDLSPMRFFSYAFFGGIWIVSWVVILLPKDVFGRWTKDGRLFYLRWLGLKKYLEDYSLLNEKPPESIILWEEYLVFATALGIADTVRKNLNKIVPEDVWREQSRHPYIYYPVTAYAVSSFTTLTRAASSASSSGSGGGGFSGGGSGGGGGGGGTGGF
- a CDS encoding aspartate-semialdehyde dehydrogenase, whose translation is MRLAIVGATGEVGRMMLRKLEEEKIAPKVIDLLASKRSEGKHFKFEARNLEVKELREESFDKGYDYVLFSAGATVSKHYAPIAAQKGAVVIDNSSAFRSDAEIPLVVPEINGDILKGYGGIVANPNCSTIQMVLSLSGIYKSYGIKTIVVSTYQAVSGAGNKGIAELEEQERGEIRPSVFVRQIHRNVVPIIGDLLHSNFSTEEMKMVHETRKIFRDDSISVWPTTVRVPVVYGHSESVFCETVRPFSLEDLRREIESSKDVVYSEERLTPMEVAGSDLVFVSRLRGFDGNRFLFWNMADNIRVGAATNAIRIMKTHLGGT